A single Inediibacterium massiliense DNA region contains:
- the pnuC gene encoding nicotinamide riboside transporter PnuC, whose translation MNNKKSIISYFDDWSKFEIVWLVLSTLIMISLSFIWKDSLIALISGVTGIIGVVLCAKGKISTYFFATINVALYAYLSYQNKLFGEVMLNAVYFLPMNAIGFFLWKNKENEDGNVIAKELTKKSLALLFITLILCILGYWKILSMLDGNLQLIDSITTISSVMALILQVLRYKEQWLLWIIVNIVSIVMWTLLLNTPQGSITMIVMWVAYLFNSAYGYINWTKLSHQENTSL comes from the coding sequence ATGAATAATAAAAAAAGTATTATAAGTTATTTTGATGACTGGTCGAAATTTGAAATTGTATGGCTAGTATTATCTACTTTAATAATGATTAGTCTAAGTTTTATTTGGAAAGATAGCTTAATTGCTCTTATAAGTGGAGTTACCGGAATTATTGGCGTAGTTCTTTGTGCAAAAGGTAAAATCTCTACATATTTTTTTGCTACAATAAATGTTGCTTTATATGCTTATCTTAGTTATCAAAACAAACTATTTGGAGAAGTCATGCTCAATGCAGTTTATTTCTTGCCTATGAATGCCATTGGCTTTTTTCTTTGGAAAAATAAAGAAAATGAAGATGGTAATGTAATTGCTAAAGAATTAACAAAAAAATCCCTAGCATTATTATTCATTACTTTAATTTTATGTATACTTGGATATTGGAAGATTTTAAGCATGTTAGATGGAAATCTTCAATTAATAGATTCCATTACAACCATTTCATCTGTAATGGCACTTATTCTGCAAGTTTTAAGATATAAAGAACAATGGCTGTTATGGATCATTGTAAATATTGTATCCATCGTAATGTGGACTTTATTATTAAATACTCCACAGGGAAGTATCACAATGATTGTTATGTGGGTAGCTTATTTATTTA